A single window of Flavobacterium sp. 140616W15 DNA harbors:
- a CDS encoding cysteine hydrolase codes for MMKIIILILLIINTNLMNSQTKEKSALVLIETQNEWMHPEGKLRKNLVKDDKMMLSSIANIEKALQYARENDFSVIHVGLRFEKGYPELANGKSGLRKAIPIAGTFPIDEFGSQFYETVKPIEKEFIATGRVGASGFAGSNLDAYLRNNKIENLYLVGYATHVCVESTMREAHDIGYNTYIISDASSAFNKEQQNYFLKEIVHHFADQLTTEEFVKK; via the coding sequence ATGATGAAAATAATAATTCTGATACTACTAATAATAAATACAAATTTGATGAATAGCCAGACAAAAGAAAAATCTGCATTGGTTTTAATTGAAACTCAAAATGAATGGATGCATCCAGAAGGGAAATTGAGAAAAAACCTGGTCAAAGATGATAAGATGATGTTGAGTTCTATTGCTAATATTGAAAAAGCACTTCAATATGCGAGAGAAAATGATTTTAGCGTGATTCACGTTGGATTGCGTTTTGAAAAGGGGTATCCAGAGCTTGCAAATGGGAAAAGTGGTTTACGCAAGGCAATTCCAATAGCTGGAACTTTTCCGATAGATGAATTTGGATCACAATTTTATGAAACTGTAAAACCCATTGAAAAAGAGTTTATTGCTACTGGTAGAGTAGGAGCAAGTGGATTTGCAGGTTCAAACCTGGATGCCTATTTAAGAAATAATAAAATTGAGAATTTATATTTAGTTGGCTATGCTACTCACGTTTGTGTAGAAAGTACAATGAGGGAAGCTCACGATATTGGTTACAATACTTATATTATTTCAGATGCTTCCTCTGCGTTCAATAAAGAACAGCAAAATTATTTCCTTAAAGAAATTGTACACCATTTTGCTGATCAGCTTACAACTGAAGAATTTGTGAAGAAATAG
- a CDS encoding M28 family peptidase, translated as MKKIIILLLIASAFSCKNTQSVTAKDNSDPTKYMNTITAAELKKHLYIVASDEMEGRETGSKGQKKAGVYLIDQYKKDKVPFPKSATDYYQHVPASYLNAKRNQNLPDSENIWAYIEGTEKPDEVLVISAHYDHVGVKNGEVYNGADDDGSGTVALLEMAQAFAKAKKEGHGPKRSILFLHVTGEEHGLHGSRFYSENPLFPIANTIADINIDMIGRRDVEHANTNNYVYVIGADRLSSDLHNIVVAQNEKYTKIDLDFKFNDPKDPNHFYERSDHYNFAKLGIPSVFFFNGVHEDYHKKGDKPEKIEYDALTKRTQLAFVIAWDLANRSNRPVVDKK; from the coding sequence ATGAAAAAAATTATAATTTTATTGTTAATTGCTTCAGCATTTTCATGCAAAAACACCCAAAGTGTAACTGCTAAAGACAATTCGGATCCAACCAAATACATGAATACCATAACAGCTGCCGAATTAAAAAAGCATCTTTATATCGTAGCATCAGATGAAATGGAAGGAAGAGAAACTGGCTCAAAAGGACAAAAAAAAGCAGGTGTTTATCTTATTGATCAATACAAAAAAGATAAAGTCCCTTTCCCTAAAAGCGCAACCGATTACTACCAACACGTTCCAGCATCTTACTTAAATGCCAAAAGAAATCAGAATCTACCAGATTCAGAAAACATATGGGCGTATATTGAAGGTACTGAAAAACCAGATGAAGTACTAGTTATTTCGGCTCATTACGACCACGTAGGAGTAAAAAATGGCGAAGTCTATAATGGTGCCGATGATGATGGATCAGGAACTGTTGCCTTGTTAGAAATGGCTCAGGCATTTGCAAAAGCAAAGAAAGAAGGACATGGACCAAAACGTTCTATTCTTTTCTTGCATGTAACTGGAGAAGAACACGGCCTACATGGTTCCCGTTTTTACTCAGAAAATCCATTGTTCCCTATTGCAAACACAATAGCCGATATTAATATCGATATGATTGGACGTCGCGATGTAGAACATGCAAATACCAATAATTATGTATATGTAATTGGTGCTGATAGATTATCTAGCGATTTACATAATATCGTAGTAGCTCAAAACGAAAAATATACTAAAATCGATTTAGATTTTAAATTTAATGATCCAAAAGATCCAAATCATTTTTATGAGCGTTCAGATCATTATAATTTTGCTAAGCTTGGTATTCCATCAGTATTCTTTTTTAATGGCGTTCATGAAGATTATCATAAAAAGGGAGATAAGCCTGAAAAAATCGAATACGATGCTTTAACAAAAAGAACCCAATTGGCATTTGTAATAGCTTGGGATTTGGCAAATAGAAGTAACAGACCTGTAGTTGACAAGAAGTAA
- a CDS encoding DUF4293 domain-containing protein produces the protein MIQRVQTIYLILTFAVTGILMFFVPLWITADAKPYYFMQNQLYVILLGLSTMLTIVSIISYKKRQNQFVMGRLNIILNLILLGLFVYHSLNLSGETPAVSEKGIGMFLPIVAIVLLVLANKAIKKDEDLVKSVDRLR, from the coding sequence ATGATACAAAGAGTTCAGACTATATATTTAATTTTAACATTTGCAGTGACAGGCATTTTAATGTTTTTTGTTCCTTTATGGATCACTGCTGATGCTAAACCATATTATTTTATGCAAAATCAACTTTATGTTATTTTGCTAGGTTTAAGCACTATGCTTACTATAGTAAGTATCATTTCATACAAAAAAAGACAAAACCAGTTTGTCATGGGCAGACTGAATATCATATTAAATTTAATTTTATTAGGATTATTTGTATATCACTCACTAAACTTATCTGGAGAAACACCTGCTGTTTCGGAGAAAGGTATTGGGATGTTTCTACCTATAGTTGCTATCGTATTATTAGTATTAGCTAATAAGGCCATCAAGAAGGACGAGGATCTTGTAAAATCTGTGGATCGATTGAGGTAA
- a CDS encoding dienelactone hydrolase family protein, whose protein sequence is MKKLPLLLFTIILFCNTMSAQLKPVKYTDGSQVLNGLAINPTTKSNENPGILILPAWKGIDNASKEIAENLANLGYHVFIADIYGQGNYPNDNTEAGKLSGYYKSNFSIYQNRINLALQQLVKSGANVNNTVIIGYCFGGTGALEAARGHLNVQGVVSFHGGLGKNIKRPAQPITAKVLVCHGADDPYESKEEINSFQQEMRDTRADWQMIYYANAVHSFTNPEAGNDNSKGAAYNEKATKRSFEHLKLFLNEVLKK, encoded by the coding sequence ATGAAAAAATTGCCCCTTCTCTTATTTACTATTATACTTTTTTGCAACACTATGAGCGCACAATTAAAACCAGTAAAGTATACTGATGGAAGTCAGGTTTTAAACGGGCTTGCCATTAACCCTACAACAAAAAGCAATGAAAATCCTGGAATATTAATCCTTCCTGCTTGGAAAGGTATTGATAATGCATCTAAAGAAATTGCTGAAAATTTAGCCAATCTGGGATATCATGTTTTTATTGCAGATATATACGGACAAGGGAACTATCCAAATGATAATACTGAAGCAGGTAAGCTATCTGGATATTATAAGAGTAATTTTAGTATTTACCAAAACAGAATTAATCTAGCTTTACAACAATTAGTAAAATCAGGAGCCAATGTTAATAACACTGTTATAATTGGGTATTGTTTTGGAGGAACAGGTGCTCTTGAAGCTGCAAGAGGTCATCTTAATGTACAAGGAGTTGTTTCCTTTCATGGTGGCTTAGGGAAAAATATTAAGCGACCAGCGCAACCTATTACTGCAAAAGTTTTAGTATGTCACGGTGCGGATGACCCATATGAATCAAAAGAAGAAATTAACTCTTTTCAACAAGAAATGCGTGATACCAGAGCCGATTGGCAAATGATTTATTATGCAAATGCTGTACACTCGTTTACCAATCCCGAAGCAGGAAATGATAATTCAAAAGGAGCTGCATACAATGAAAAAGCCACAAAACGTTCATTTGAACATTTAAAACTTTTCTTAAATGAAGTCTTGAAAAAATAA
- a CDS encoding cyanophycinase, whose amino-acid sequence MSSEEPDSSFIFFKTQMLKLTTNPIVMFNFNKETAQNKTLTDSLQKAKLIFISGGDQTRFMNIVQNTPIKTAIKKAYENGSTISGTSAGAAVMSEKMITGNQKLQKEYSGTFDNIRYDNLETSEGLGLIKTAIIDQHFLKRNRYNRLLTALVEFPTLTGIGIDEATAIIVRNNQVEVAGDSEVIVVRNPKGILKAKNNNLISIESLQMSIYTPGQKFNIK is encoded by the coding sequence ATGTCTAGTGAAGAACCAGATAGCTCCTTTATCTTTTTTAAAACACAAATGCTAAAATTGACAACAAATCCAATTGTAATGTTCAATTTTAATAAAGAAACTGCACAAAATAAAACATTAACTGACTCGCTACAGAAGGCAAAACTAATTTTCATAAGCGGAGGCGACCAAACACGTTTTATGAATATTGTCCAAAATACTCCAATAAAGACTGCTATAAAAAAAGCATATGAAAACGGAAGTACAATTTCGGGTACAAGTGCAGGTGCAGCAGTTATGTCGGAGAAAATGATAACTGGAAATCAAAAGTTACAAAAAGAATATTCCGGAACTTTTGATAATATTAGATATGATAATCTAGAAACCTCTGAAGGTCTAGGATTAATAAAAACGGCCATTATCGATCAGCATTTTTTAAAGAGAAATCGTTACAATCGACTCCTAACAGCTTTAGTCGAGTTTCCAACTTTAACCGGAATTGGAATTGATGAAGCTACCGCAATTATTGTTCGAAATAATCAAGTTGAAGTTGCAGGCGATAGCGAAGTTATTGTAGTTAGAAATCCTAAAGGAATTTTAAAAGCTAAAAATAACAACCTGATATCCATAGAAAGTTTACAAATGAGCATTTATACGCCTGGTCAAAAATTTAATATCAAATAA
- a CDS encoding Lrp/AsnC family transcriptional regulator: MDILDEFDISIIKELEKDGRMAFSSIASTLKISNTMVHQRVNRLIDHGILTGIKPVVNEKKIGYDWASFTGITLNKDSDSDRVIQALKEIPEITECYFVTGSFTLYIKIIATNHEHMRKILYEKVDSIPGIAKTDSIIELGCAFKRNITL; the protein is encoded by the coding sequence ATGGATATATTAGACGAATTCGATATTAGCATCATAAAAGAGTTAGAAAAAGATGGCAGAATGGCCTTCTCCTCTATCGCTTCAACTCTGAAAATTTCGAACACGATGGTACATCAACGAGTTAACCGACTAATTGATCACGGTATTTTAACCGGAATTAAACCTGTTGTTAATGAGAAAAAAATTGGATACGATTGGGCATCATTTACAGGAATTACACTTAACAAAGATTCAGACTCAGATCGCGTAATACAAGCCTTAAAGGAAATCCCTGAAATTACTGAATGTTATTTTGTAACAGGTTCATTTACGCTTTACATAAAAATTATAGCTACGAATCATGAACACATGAGAAAAATACTCTACGAAAAAGTTGATAGTATTCCTGGCATAGCTAAAACTGATTCTATTATAGAATTAGGTTGTGCTTTTAAGCGAAATATTACTTTATAA
- a CDS encoding nuclear transport factor 2 family protein: MKKLLLITVTMIMISSKPMAQDSIPGQKDYLNEFQKQVVIPSGYHFYSVKKVVADNESALLFRYQKDRNENKNGEHFSFIISENEKQILGFTYMDKKFSNSKMISKAEAKKIAETFLRQLDNSLAKELKNLWIEQHDEQIIANDKEAIISGIKYKCYRAATNDYCWVIVGFDGAIVTFERNIKWDNTAGKRITEKWLHDSWVIEKDKIDVSSEQEVLKTLLETTFLNGALNDLNTEQMSNGFHPDFAILIADNTNLKRLELPVWIKIVEEYKNDVKKVKSGDRNLEYKFDLIDVTGNAAVVKTQLFRKGEHVITDYISLLKFENGWQAVAKVSNEHIRNPLKM, encoded by the coding sequence ATGAAAAAATTATTATTAATTACAGTTACTATGATTATGATCAGTTCAAAACCTATGGCACAGGATAGTATTCCTGGACAAAAAGATTATTTAAACGAATTTCAGAAACAAGTAGTTATTCCCTCTGGATATCATTTTTATTCTGTCAAAAAAGTGGTTGCTGATAATGAATCGGCATTGTTGTTTCGTTATCAGAAAGATAGGAATGAAAATAAGAATGGAGAGCATTTTTCTTTTATCATATCTGAAAATGAAAAACAGATTTTAGGGTTTACTTATATGGATAAGAAGTTCTCTAATTCAAAAATGATATCGAAGGCTGAAGCAAAAAAGATTGCTGAAACGTTTTTGAGACAATTAGATAATTCTTTAGCTAAGGAACTTAAGAATCTTTGGATTGAGCAACATGATGAGCAGATTATTGCGAATGATAAAGAGGCGATAATTAGCGGAATAAAATATAAATGCTACCGTGCTGCTACGAACGACTATTGTTGGGTTATTGTAGGTTTTGATGGGGCGATTGTTACTTTTGAACGCAACATCAAGTGGGATAACACCGCTGGAAAGCGGATTACAGAAAAGTGGTTACACGATAGTTGGGTAATTGAAAAAGACAAAATTGATGTCAGTTCCGAGCAGGAAGTTTTAAAAACACTTCTTGAAACTACTTTTTTAAATGGAGCGCTAAACGATTTAAATACTGAACAAATGTCTAATGGGTTTCATCCTGATTTTGCAATCCTTATAGCTGATAATACTAACTTAAAAAGACTAGAATTACCAGTTTGGATTAAAATAGTTGAGGAGTATAAAAATGATGTTAAAAAAGTAAAGTCGGGTGATAGAAATCTAGAGTATAAATTTGATTTGATAGATGTTACTGGAAATGCCGCAGTTGTAAAGACTCAGCTTTTTAGAAAAGGAGAGCATGTAATAACGGATTATATCTCACTTTTAAAGTTTGAGAATGGTTGGCAAGCAGTTGCAAAAGTTTCTAATGAACATATACGAAATCCTTTAAAAATGTAA
- a CDS encoding M20/M25/M40 family metallo-hydrolase, whose translation MRLQFLLSVILLFCNSVLFSQTNLSNPSKSDFSGTLSILASDWMEGRGATQKGGVMASEYIASMMELYQLVPYSVKSGYFQNFRIREHTVKKTSFEIIKENRERFVLSPENDFQVTPIAQSLQKEAPIVFAGYGLSLTKEGYDDYKNQNVKGKIVIVLKGFPGHQDSTSATYQKFKKLFPEENNLEEIKLQTAINKNAIALIIINENGDYKPKNAKENEIFHSLENPTTTSIPIFKLSKSAAEKLFSGSGISLESFEKDSTKKIKSSSTLLKKTKINFTINLESETFPVRNVIGMIRGKDTTKTIIVGAHYDHLGIINDTIYNGADDNASGVSGMLALAKNWSESKIKPPCNILFTSWTAEEMGLLGSQYFIQNFDLEKQKILLAINMDMISRSAPEDKTHRVLSIGTQEGSDSLKEIVTFSNSKLSKPFTLDLWETNGHTGSDYASFAAKGIPVMTYFSGFHDDYHSMRDVASKVDLDKIKDVLFIVNTSLLRFIANMP comes from the coding sequence ATGCGATTACAATTCCTTTTATCAGTTATTTTATTATTCTGTAATTCAGTCTTGTTTTCGCAAACTAATCTTTCAAATCCATCCAAAAGTGATTTCTCAGGAACGCTATCTATCTTGGCTTCTGACTGGATGGAAGGCCGGGGAGCTACTCAAAAAGGAGGCGTTATGGCTTCTGAATATATTGCTTCAATGATGGAATTATACCAATTAGTTCCTTATAGTGTAAAATCTGGATATTTTCAAAATTTCAGAATTCGTGAACATACCGTAAAAAAAACTTCTTTTGAAATAATAAAAGAAAACAGAGAAAGGTTTGTGCTTTCTCCAGAAAATGATTTTCAAGTTACACCAATAGCACAATCATTACAAAAAGAAGCTCCAATAGTTTTTGCTGGCTACGGATTAAGTCTAACCAAAGAGGGCTATGATGATTATAAAAACCAAAATGTAAAAGGAAAAATTGTTATTGTTTTAAAAGGGTTTCCAGGACATCAGGATAGTACTTCTGCAACATATCAGAAATTTAAAAAATTATTCCCAGAAGAAAATAATCTAGAAGAAATCAAGTTACAAACAGCTATCAATAAAAATGCAATTGCTTTAATTATCATAAATGAAAACGGGGATTATAAACCTAAAAACGCTAAAGAAAACGAAATTTTTCATTCATTAGAAAACCCAACTACAACATCAATTCCAATTTTTAAGTTAAGTAAATCAGCCGCCGAAAAACTCTTTTCTGGAAGTGGCATTTCATTAGAATCATTTGAAAAGGATTCTACAAAAAAAATAAAATCCTCTTCTACTCTATTAAAAAAGACAAAAATTAATTTTACAATAAATTTAGAATCCGAAACCTTTCCTGTTCGAAATGTTATAGGAATGATTCGAGGAAAAGACACTACTAAAACTATTATTGTAGGGGCACATTACGATCATTTAGGAATCATAAATGACACAATCTATAATGGTGCCGACGATAACGCTTCGGGAGTTTCGGGAATGTTGGCATTAGCCAAGAACTGGTCTGAATCAAAAATAAAACCACCGTGCAATATCTTATTTACTTCTTGGACTGCAGAAGAAATGGGACTTTTAGGGAGCCAATATTTCATCCAGAATTTCGATCTAGAGAAACAAAAAATACTACTCGCTATTAATATGGACATGATATCGAGAAGCGCTCCAGAAGATAAAACCCATCGAGTTTTAAGCATTGGAACACAGGAAGGAAGCGATAGTTTAAAAGAAATAGTTACTTTTAGCAATAGCAAACTTTCTAAACCTTTTACACTCGATCTTTGGGAAACCAATGGACATACTGGAAGTGATTATGCCTCTTTTGCAGCTAAAGGAATTCCTGTTATGACTTATTTTAGTGGTTTCCATGATGATTACCACTCCATGCGGGATGTAGCTTCAAAAGTAGACTTAGACAAAATAAAAGATGTTCTTTTTATAGTAAATACATCTCTCTTAAGATTTATTGCAAATATGCCTTAA
- a CDS encoding MerR family transcriptional regulator, with amino-acid sequence MGKSDTNKALSFDFNFLDKLIVGIGEVSQITGIPTRQIRYWEDKAIISSLTEEEGKNRRYNYENIKKMLLIKELLDEGYTLDAAAEKIKTRMELIENTLSKLKKGQ; translated from the coding sequence ATGGGGAAATCAGATACAAATAAAGCCTTGTCATTTGACTTTAATTTTTTGGATAAGTTGATCGTTGGAATTGGTGAAGTCTCACAAATTACAGGAATCCCAACAAGACAAATTCGCTATTGGGAAGACAAAGCCATTATTAGCAGCTTAACCGAAGAAGAAGGAAAAAACAGGAGATATAACTATGAGAACATCAAAAAAATGTTACTTATAAAAGAGCTTTTAGACGAAGGTTATACGCTTGATGCAGCTGCAGAAAAGATAAAAACCAGAATGGAACTTATAGAAAATACTTTAAGTAAATTAAAAAAAGGTCAATAA
- a CDS encoding penicillin acylase family protein, with product MFNYLQIIKLSFVLSCISFQISAQKINTKEINRLEKLAQQVTIIRDNWGIPHVYGKTDADAVFGLLYAQCEDDFKRIEMNYIEKLGRLSEIKGQSVLYNDLEIRLLIDTQEAKSDYKKAPVWLKKLLNSYADAINFYLYKHPEVKPALLTHFEPWFPLLWTDGSIGAISTADLTTGELKAFYSGNNDKVAYVEREKNVQTGSNGFAFSPSKTADGNAILYINPHTTFYFRPEVQVTSEEGLNAYGAVTWGQFFVYQGFNDNCGWMHTSSNVDVADMYAEKIITKNNKLFYEFDKNLLPVIEKEITIHYTENGKLIPKKFKTYFTNNGPIMAKRDGKWISLKSNNRSMTSLIQSWVRTKSTNFEEYKKAMDLKANTSNNTVYADNKGNIAYWHGNFIPIRDKNLNWAKVVDGSVSSTQWKGLHDVNETVHVYNPVNGWLQNCNSTPYSVAGENSPKKENYLPYMAPDGENFRGINAVRIFSKGDNYTLDKVIADGYDTKLSIFEILIPSLITVFEKNIKPSDPEYADLAESIAILKNWDYYAKENSVATTLAVEWAYKLDPIILKAYIDEGELDQVENTKNFTKNATAAQLIPQLQSVLKDLKSKWGTWKVAWGEINRFQRSNGDIDLKYDDSKPSLPIAFGPGSWGSLPSFKSSYQNDSKKRYGYNGNSFVCAVEFGSKIKAKSLLAGGNSGDLSSKHFADQAEMYQKGAFKEVLFYKEDVIKNAEKTYHPGK from the coding sequence ATGTTCAATTACCTTCAAATAATAAAACTAAGCTTTGTTCTTTCTTGCATAAGTTTTCAAATTTCTGCGCAGAAAATAAACACAAAAGAGATTAATCGTCTTGAGAAATTAGCACAGCAAGTCACTATAATTAGAGATAATTGGGGAATTCCACATGTTTATGGGAAAACTGATGCCGATGCTGTGTTTGGATTACTATATGCACAATGCGAAGATGATTTTAAGCGAATTGAAATGAATTATATTGAGAAACTAGGGCGCCTTTCAGAAATAAAAGGACAATCTGTTTTATACAATGATCTAGAAATACGCCTTTTAATTGATACACAAGAAGCAAAATCAGATTATAAAAAAGCACCTGTCTGGCTCAAAAAACTTTTAAATAGCTATGCTGATGCAATCAATTTTTATTTATACAAACATCCAGAAGTAAAACCAGCTCTTTTAACTCATTTTGAACCATGGTTTCCTTTGCTTTGGACAGATGGAAGCATTGGAGCCATAAGCACTGCTGATCTTACAACAGGCGAATTAAAAGCATTCTATTCTGGAAACAATGACAAAGTAGCTTATGTAGAAAGAGAAAAAAATGTCCAAACTGGTTCAAATGGTTTTGCCTTTTCACCATCAAAAACAGCTGATGGAAATGCTATTTTATACATTAATCCCCATACCACTTTTTACTTTAGACCTGAAGTACAGGTAACAAGTGAAGAAGGACTAAATGCATACGGAGCAGTAACTTGGGGACAGTTTTTTGTTTACCAAGGTTTTAATGACAATTGTGGTTGGATGCACACATCATCAAATGTAGATGTTGCTGATATGTATGCCGAAAAAATCATTACTAAAAACAATAAACTATTTTATGAATTTGATAAAAATCTACTGCCTGTTATCGAAAAAGAAATTACAATACACTATACTGAAAATGGAAAATTAATTCCTAAAAAATTCAAAACTTACTTTACCAATAACGGACCAATTATGGCCAAACGTGATGGGAAATGGATTAGTTTAAAATCGAATAATCGATCGATGACAAGTCTAATTCAGAGCTGGGTGAGAACAAAATCAACCAATTTTGAGGAGTATAAAAAAGCGATGGATTTAAAAGCCAATACTTCTAATAATACTGTTTATGCAGATAACAAAGGAAACATCGCCTATTGGCACGGAAATTTTATCCCTATAAGAGACAAAAACCTCAATTGGGCAAAAGTCGTTGATGGTTCCGTTTCGTCAACACAATGGAAAGGCCTTCATGACGTAAATGAAACAGTACATGTATATAATCCGGTAAATGGGTGGTTACAGAATTGCAATTCTACTCCTTATTCAGTAGCAGGAGAAAACAGTCCAAAAAAAGAAAACTACCTACCGTATATGGCACCGGATGGGGAAAATTTCAGAGGAATAAATGCTGTCCGCATATTTAGTAAAGGAGATAATTATACCTTAGACAAAGTAATTGCTGATGGATATGACACTAAATTATCCATTTTTGAAATTTTAATTCCAAGCTTAATTACTGTATTTGAAAAAAACATAAAACCTTCAGATCCTGAATATGCTGATTTAGCTGAATCAATTGCTATACTAAAAAACTGGGATTATTATGCCAAAGAAAATTCTGTAGCAACAACATTAGCTGTTGAATGGGCGTATAAATTAGATCCAATAATCTTAAAAGCATATATCGATGAAGGCGAATTGGATCAGGTTGAAAACACTAAAAATTTCACAAAAAATGCAACCGCTGCTCAACTAATACCACAATTGCAATCTGTCTTAAAAGATCTGAAATCAAAATGGGGAACATGGAAAGTAGCTTGGGGCGAAATTAACCGCTTTCAACGTTCTAACGGTGACATCGATTTAAAATATGACGATTCAAAACCAAGTTTACCAATTGCTTTTGGTCCAGGTTCGTGGGGAAGTTTGCCTTCTTTTAAAAGCAGTTACCAAAATGATTCTAAAAAACGTTACGGATACAATGGTAATAGTTTTGTTTGCGCTGTAGAATTTGGTTCAAAAATAAAGGCAAAATCATTATTAGCAGGAGGAAACAGTGGTGATCTAAGCTCGAAACATTTTGCAGACCAAGCCGAAATGTATCAAAAAGGAGCATTTAAAGAAGTCTTGTTTTATAAAGAAGATGTCATTAAAAATGCAGAAAAAACCTATCACCCTGGTAAATAA
- a CDS encoding DUF3667 domain-containing protein has translation MSKSALRKDKTCLNCRHVVEQKFCPNCGQENTDTRKTFHHLFIHFFEDLTHYENAFWRTIINLLFKPSALTKEYLSGKRLSYLAPVRLYIFISFITFLLIAMFPIHVDEDKNESLKTENIEKQTTTITNSLKENKDVKALLDSKSISNEDKKAIQDALNNPKSQERSLIKFGYKSVNELDSIQKYGPKSKKLSDFSYWLNRKVQVIKDKNTGREVIEKFIESFIHNLPKVLFIIMPFFAFFLWIFHNKKRWYYFDHGIFTLHYFSFLLLTFLILFSIGKIGDLINYPLISTIINYFTFIGMVWMFYYFFPAHHRFYGESRIVSFIKSITLLFVNSFFILFLLIVFAFYTFINLH, from the coding sequence ATGTCAAAAAGCGCTTTAAGAAAAGACAAAACATGCCTGAATTGCAGACACGTTGTTGAACAAAAATTTTGTCCCAATTGTGGGCAAGAAAATACAGATACTCGAAAAACATTCCACCATTTATTTATCCATTTTTTCGAAGATCTAACGCATTATGAGAATGCTTTTTGGCGTACAATTATAAATCTTTTATTTAAACCGTCAGCTCTTACCAAAGAATATCTTTCGGGAAAACGCTTGTCTTATTTAGCACCAGTTCGATTATATATTTTCATCAGTTTTATTACTTTTCTTTTAATTGCAATGTTTCCTATTCATGTAGATGAAGATAAAAATGAGTCTCTTAAAACAGAAAACATAGAAAAACAAACTACAACCATTACCAATTCGCTAAAAGAGAACAAAGATGTAAAAGCCTTATTAGATTCTAAATCAATATCTAATGAAGACAAAAAAGCTATTCAGGATGCTTTAAATAATCCCAAATCACAAGAAAGAAGCTTAATAAAATTTGGATATAAATCTGTTAATGAACTAGATTCAATTCAAAAATATGGCCCTAAATCAAAAAAACTTTCTGACTTTAGTTATTGGCTAAACAGAAAAGTTCAAGTTATAAAAGATAAAAATACAGGTCGGGAAGTAATCGAGAAATTTATAGAGTCATTTATACACAATTTACCTAAAGTTTTATTTATTATCATGCCTTTTTTCGCTTTCTTCTTATGGATCTTTCATAATAAAAAACGTTGGTATTATTTTGATCACGGTATATTTACCCTTCATTATTTTTCATTTCTATTGCTAACATTTTTAATTCTGTTCTCAATTGGAAAAATAGGTGATCTAATAAACTATCCTCTTATTTCTACCATAATTAATTATTTCACATTTATTGGAATGGTATGGATGTTTTATTATTTTTTCCCAGCTCACCATCGTTTTTATGGAGAATCGAGAATAGTATCATTTATTAAAAGTATAACATTGCTCTTCGTAAATTCATTTTTTATATTATTTTTACTAATTGTATTCGCTTTTTACACATTCATCAATTTACACTAA